TAATTTGGAGCGCCATTTTATCTGGGAGTTGGACAAGGGAATGATTTCCCTTTTTGAATTGCTGTAAAATGCTTTGTAAGCCCGCTGAGACTAAAAAGAATTGTTGTTTAAGTCGTAAAATTTTCCCTTCATAAGATGAATCATCCGGATAAAGGAATTCAGATATTTTTTCAACTGAACGCGTGTAATCTAAGTAATGATAGTAATCTTTTCCTTGAACCGAATTAAAGTGGAAGGGATTCGTTGTCGATTCGGCGCTCCATAGTCTCAGGGTGTTGACATTATCGGTCTCATGTCCAACGATCGGCACATCGTACGGTACGGCCAACACTCGCTCATAGTCATCGTGAGTAAAGGTGAGCTTTCCATCAATGATTGCCGATTCGACATGCCCGCCAAATCGGACTTCAATTGCTTTTTCAGACCGTTTAGTCTCCCACATGTAGTCATCTTTTAACCAATAATCAGGCAATTCGACCTGATGACCGTTCACCATTTTTTGCTGAAACAGACCATACTTATAGCGGATGCCAATGCCATGACCTGGTAAGTTTAACGAGGTGAGAGAGTCAAGGAAGCACGCAGCCAGTCGACCAAGTCCACCGTTACCAAGACCAGCATCTGCTTCCTCAGAAAACACTTCCGTCGGTTCGAAATTAAAATCTTTTAACGTATCACAACAGACATCATACCAGCCGTGATTTAATAAATTCGTCTCAAGTAAACGACCTAACAAAAATTCCATTGAAAAATAATACATTTGTTTCTCGTCGTTTCCTAAGTGAATCTGTTTCGTACGTTGCCAATTACTATTCACTTCTTTTTTAACTAAGAGAGCAATGGCTTGGAAGGCTTCTTTATTTGTTGCTTCCTCAGGCTTCTTGCTAAATGTGGTTAATAGCTTTTCTGTAAACTGCTGTGAAAAGATCTCTTTATTCATTGGGTTGATCCCACGCTCCTTTTGTTCGTACATTCTGATAGACTTGCTCGTACGCTTTGGCTGAGGTGTCCCAGTTGTAGTGGCATTGATAGATGTTGGACTGGAGCTGGTTCCATAAATCCTCTTGGCGGTACAACCATAATCCGCGACGTACAGTATATAAAAAGTCGTCTTTATTGTAATTCGTGAAACTTAAGCCATTTCCTTCTTCTGTAAATTCATTAAAAGAAGAAATGGTATCTTTTAGACCGCCTGTTTCACGAACAATCGGTACGGTTTCATAGCGGAGAGCAATCAATTGACTTAATCCACACGGCTCAAAGCGTGAAGGCATGAGGAAAAAGTCAGATGCCGCATAAATGAAGCTAGCGAGCTCTTCGCTAAAGCCTTTGTAAAAAGCGACACGCCCAGCGTACTCATGGGCAAGTGAAGCAAACGTGTCCTCAAAATGTTTATCACCAGAACCAAGCACAACAAGTTGGACATCTTCTGCTTGCAACAAGTCACCGATGGTATCAATGACTAAGGATAAGCCTTTTTCTTCGACCAACCTTGAAACAATTGAAAGGAGTGGAGTATGCTCATGAACATCTAGGCCTAGTCTTTCTTGCAAGAGTTTTTTGTTCTCTCGCTTTCGCTCAGGCTGATGGTGATATGTAACAGGGAGCTGGAGGTCCGTGGCTGGATTGTACATATGGTCATCTAACCCGTTAATAATTCCTGTTACTTCATGACGCCTCATCCAAAGCAAAGAATTGAGCCCTTCTCCAAATGCTCGTTCTTGGATCTCTCTGGCATACGTTGGACTGACCGTTGTAATTGAATCCGCGTGTACGATGCCCGCTTTCATAAAGTTAATAGCATTATTATGATCTAATCCAATCTGATGTTCTTTCTCGAGATGAAGCAACTCGTCAAAAACAGAATGTGGAAACACCCCTTGATAACGCAGATTATGAATGGTATAAATTGTTTTTGGCACGATCTCACCACTACGAGCTCTGATGTAAGCAGGGATGAGACCTGTTTGCCAATCGTGACAGTGAAGAACGTCTGGTGTAAGATCCAATCGTTCGATCGCTTCAAGGACTGCATGAGTGAAGAAAATAAATCGTTCGGCATCATCAGCTTGACCGTAGAAAGGCTGACGATCAAAATAGTAGTCGTTTTCAATAAAATAATAGGTTACATCATTTTGTTGATAAGACAGCACAGCACAATGTTGGTTACGCCATGTGACAGAAACTGAGAAGGTATCCATCCTCTGCAATTGCTCGTAAACAGAAGAAGGCATGGCATGGAACTTTGGTAAGAAGACCGTCACTTTATGTCCGAGTTTAGCAATAGCCTGAGGGAGAGAGCCGAGCACATCTGCAAGCCCTCCTGTTTTAAAAAATGGGGTGCATTCTGTTGCAACCATGACAACATTCATAGGATGATTCACTCCTTTTGTTTAGATCACTCTTCGTTTGGCTACAACATAAGGCTGCTCGGTCGCTCCAATTAATGTTTGATTTGGGGTTAAGGTAATATCTTTGTCAAGAATGACGTTTCGTAATACAGTCCCACTTGAGATAACACAGCGCTGCATGATGATCGAATTTTCAATGACGGCACCAGGCTCTACTTTAACCCCGCGGAACAAAATACTGTTCTCAACTTGTCCTTCAATCGTGCAACCGTTAGCGAGCAACGAATTAGAGACATGAGAACCCTCCTTATAAACAGTAGGTGGTTCATTTTTAATTTTCG
Above is a genomic segment from Bacillus sp. FJAT-45037 containing:
- the glgA gene encoding glycogen synthase GlgA gives rise to the protein MNVVMVATECTPFFKTGGLADVLGSLPQAIAKLGHKVTVFLPKFHAMPSSVYEQLQRMDTFSVSVTWRNQHCAVLSYQQNDVTYYFIENDYYFDRQPFYGQADDAERFIFFTHAVLEAIERLDLTPDVLHCHDWQTGLIPAYIRARSGEIVPKTIYTIHNLRYQGVFPHSVFDELLHLEKEHQIGLDHNNAINFMKAGIVHADSITTVSPTYAREIQERAFGEGLNSLLWMRRHEVTGIINGLDDHMYNPATDLQLPVTYHHQPERKRENKKLLQERLGLDVHEHTPLLSIVSRLVEEKGLSLVIDTIGDLLQAEDVQLVVLGSGDKHFEDTFASLAHEYAGRVAFYKGFSEELASFIYAASDFFLMPSRFEPCGLSQLIALRYETVPIVRETGGLKDTISSFNEFTEEGNGLSFTNYNKDDFLYTVRRGLWLYRQEDLWNQLQSNIYQCHYNWDTSAKAYEQVYQNVRTKGAWDQPNE